In one Chlamydia sp. BM-2023 genomic region, the following are encoded:
- a CDS encoding zinc ABC transporter substrate-binding protein gives MLLKHLLKKIKISIAAALVFVVFGCSSPQVQDNNNKVYVLSMNRMLHDCISRIVGDKIHTLVLIDGAIDPHAYEMVKGDEDKMAVSKLIFCNGLGLEHSASLRKHLEGNPKTIDIGARLMSRQAFVPLEEDGFYDPHIWTDMRIWTEGVKEMSKALINEFPEWEEEFKSNSEALLKEMQILDVWAEKCLSTVPEESRYLVSGHNAFSYFTRHYLATSAEVRDNTWSKRCISPEGISPEAQISIRDIMLVVDYIHEHNVNVIFPEDTLNQDALKKIASCLKKGHNIRLSKRPLYSDNVKRDYFNTFKHNVCTITEELGGTIFE, from the coding sequence ATCTTGCTCAAACATTTATTAAAAAAAATCAAAATTTCTATCGCTGCTGCTTTAGTTTTTGTTGTTTTTGGATGCTCTTCTCCTCAGGTTCAAGATAATAATAATAAAGTTTATGTGCTTTCTATGAACAGGATGTTACACGATTGCATTTCTAGAATTGTAGGAGATAAAATACATACATTAGTTCTCATCGATGGGGCTATAGATCCTCATGCTTATGAAATGGTTAAGGGGGATGAGGATAAAATGGCTGTAAGCAAACTTATTTTTTGTAACGGCTTGGGTTTGGAGCATTCAGCAAGTTTACGTAAGCATTTAGAAGGAAACCCAAAAACTATCGATATAGGGGCAAGATTAATGTCTCGGCAAGCTTTTGTCCCCTTAGAAGAGGATGGGTTTTATGACCCACATATCTGGACAGATATGCGCATCTGGACAGAGGGTGTTAAGGAGATGTCAAAGGCTTTAATTAATGAGTTCCCTGAGTGGGAAGAAGAGTTTAAATCTAACTCAGAAGCTCTTTTAAAAGAGATGCAGATATTAGATGTTTGGGCTGAGAAGTGTTTGTCTACGGTTCCTGAGGAGTCTAGATATTTAGTTTCAGGTCACAATGCCTTTAGCTATTTTACGCGGCATTATTTAGCAACTTCAGCGGAAGTTAGAGATAACACGTGGTCCAAGAGATGCATTTCTCCGGAAGGGATCTCTCCAGAGGCACAAATTAGTATTCGAGACATTATGCTTGTTGTTGATTACATTCACGAACATAATGTGAACGTAATATTTCCAGAAGATACTTTGAATCAGGATGCGTTGAAAAAAATTGCTTCTTGTTTGAAGAAAGGGCACAATATTCGCTTGTCAAAACGTCCTTTATACAGCGATAACGTCAAACGAGATTACTTCAATACGTTTAAACATAATGTTTGTACGATTACCGAAGAATTAGGGGGAACTATTTTTGAATAG
- the npt1 gene encoding NTP/NDP exchange transporter Npt1 — MTQTAEKPFGKLRSFLWPIHAHELKKVLPMFLMFFCIAFNYTVLRDTKDTLIVTAPGSGAEAIPFIKLWLVVPCAVVFMLIYAKLSNILSKQSLFYAVITPFLLFFALFPMVIYPFRDLLHPTNLADKMQAILPQGLAGCVAMLRNWTFAAFYVLSELWGSVMLSLMFWGFANEITRISEAKRFYALFGVGANVALLASGRAIIWASKLRASASENSDPWGLSLYLLMSMVLLSGCVIMLCYWWINRNVLTDPRFYSPEDIKKTKKSKPKMSMKESFAYLARSPYMLLLALLVICYGVCINLVEVTWKSQLKMQYPNANEYSQFMGNFSFWTGVVSVIVMLFVGGNVIRRFGWLTGALVTPVMVLLTGVLFFALVIFRDQASGIVAMLGTTPLMLAVMVGAIQNILSKSTKYALFDATKEMAYIPLDQEQKVKGKAAIDVVAARFGKSGGSLIQQGLLVICGSIGAMTPYLAVALFLIIAVWLVSATKLNKLFLVQSALKEQELAEEEAAAAPAAPIQGTAAVESPSS, encoded by the coding sequence ATGACACAAACAGCGGAAAAACCTTTTGGAAAATTGCGTTCCTTTCTTTGGCCGATACATGCACACGAGCTGAAAAAGGTTCTGCCAATGTTCCTAATGTTCTTCTGTATTGCGTTCAACTACACCGTATTACGTGATACAAAAGACACTCTTATCGTAACGGCTCCCGGCTCTGGTGCAGAGGCTATACCTTTCATCAAACTTTGGCTTGTCGTTCCTTGCGCTGTTGTTTTCATGCTTATCTATGCAAAGTTAAGCAACATTTTAAGCAAACAATCCCTCTTTTACGCGGTTATCACTCCATTTCTTCTATTCTTTGCTTTATTTCCCATGGTAATTTATCCATTCCGTGATTTATTGCATCCAACAAACCTTGCAGACAAAATGCAGGCTATCCTTCCTCAAGGATTGGCTGGTTGTGTTGCCATGTTGAGGAACTGGACTTTTGCAGCGTTTTACGTACTTTCCGAGCTATGGGGAAGCGTAATGCTTTCTTTAATGTTCTGGGGTTTTGCAAACGAGATCACTAGAATTAGCGAAGCAAAACGTTTTTACGCTTTATTTGGAGTTGGCGCTAACGTAGCCCTTCTTGCTTCTGGACGCGCGATTATCTGGGCTTCTAAGCTTCGTGCTAGCGCATCAGAAAACTCAGATCCTTGGGGTCTTTCTCTATATCTGTTAATGAGCATGGTTCTTCTTTCTGGTTGCGTAATTATGTTATGCTACTGGTGGATCAACCGAAATGTTCTTACTGATCCTAGATTCTACTCTCCAGAAGATATTAAAAAGACTAAGAAATCTAAGCCAAAGATGAGCATGAAAGAAAGCTTTGCTTATCTCGCTAGATCCCCTTACATGTTATTATTAGCGCTTCTAGTTATCTGCTACGGTGTTTGCATTAACCTAGTAGAAGTTACTTGGAAGAGTCAGCTGAAAATGCAATATCCAAATGCTAATGAATACAGCCAGTTCATGGGGAATTTCTCCTTCTGGACAGGAGTTGTATCTGTTATCGTTATGTTATTCGTTGGTGGTAACGTTATCCGTAGATTTGGCTGGTTAACAGGCGCTCTTGTTACTCCAGTAATGGTATTATTGACAGGAGTTCTCTTCTTCGCCCTAGTAATTTTCAGAGATCAAGCTTCTGGAATCGTGGCAATGTTAGGAACAACACCGTTAATGCTTGCCGTTATGGTTGGTGCGATCCAAAACATTCTGTCAAAATCCACAAAGTATGCCCTTTTCGATGCAACTAAAGAAATGGCATACATTCCATTGGATCAAGAACAAAAAGTTAAAGGTAAAGCTGCTATTGACGTAGTTGCTGCTCGTTTCGGAAAATCCGGAGGATCTTTAATTCAGCAGGGTCTTTTGGTGATTTGCGGAAGTATCGGCGCTATGACACCTTACCTAGCCGTAGCTTTATTCTTGATTATTGCCGTGTGGTTAGTTTCTGCTACAAAGCTTAATAAGCTGTTCTTAGTTCAATCTGCTCTTAAAGAGCAAGAGTTGGCGGAAGAAGAGGCTGCTGCAGCTCCTGCAGCACCGATTCAAGGAACTGCTGCTGTTGAGAGTCCTTCCTCATAG
- a CDS encoding metal ABC transporter permease → MIGVFSPYHGVSFLQFFIVFFSRMFSGELFRGHLFIDDIQLIVFLAIAVSGAFVGSFLVLKKMAMYANAVSHTVLFGLVSICLFTHQLTALSLGELTLASISTALLTGFLIHFIRNTFRVPEEASTALVFSLLFSMSLLFLVFLTRNAHIGTELVLGNADSLARGDIFPVYMILLVNVLVSLIAFRSFVCISFDSVFSFSLGIPTKIIDYLIILQLSASLVGAFKAVGVLMALAFLLIPGLIAKIFVVSVRGMFVWSLIFGSLTALLAPALSRAIFTSYGIGLSTSGISVFILIIIYLLVSVFHYGKKLVGKKSSLNNSPNTELTTL, encoded by the coding sequence ATGATAGGAGTCTTTTCCCCATATCACGGGGTTTCTTTTCTCCAATTTTTCATTGTTTTTTTCTCAAGAATGTTTTCTGGAGAGCTTTTCCGAGGACATTTATTTATTGATGATATTCAATTGATAGTGTTTCTAGCCATTGCTGTATCAGGAGCCTTCGTAGGGAGTTTTTTAGTTCTAAAAAAAATGGCAATGTATGCCAATGCCGTTTCCCATACAGTGTTATTTGGCTTGGTTAGTATTTGTTTATTTACCCATCAATTAACAGCGCTGTCTTTAGGGGAGCTAACGTTAGCTTCTATTTCTACTGCTTTACTTACAGGATTTCTTATTCACTTTATTAGGAACACTTTTCGTGTGCCTGAAGAAGCAAGTACAGCTCTAGTTTTTTCTTTATTATTTTCGATGAGCTTGCTTTTTCTAGTGTTTTTAACGCGTAACGCTCACATAGGAACCGAACTTGTTCTAGGAAACGCAGATTCATTAGCCCGTGGGGACATTTTCCCTGTTTATATGATTCTTTTAGTGAATGTCCTTGTCTCTTTAATAGCCTTTCGTAGCTTTGTCTGTATTTCTTTTGATTCTGTATTCTCTTTTTCTTTAGGTATCCCTACAAAAATAATTGATTATTTAATCATTTTACAATTGTCAGCGAGCTTAGTAGGTGCTTTTAAAGCCGTAGGCGTACTAATGGCATTAGCTTTCTTATTAATTCCAGGGCTCATTGCTAAAATTTTTGTTGTGTCCGTACGCGGTATGTTTGTCTGGTCCTTAATTTTTGGATCCCTTACAGCATTACTTGCCCCAGCACTTTCTAGAGCAATTTTTACATCTTACGGTATTGGTTTATCAACTTCGGGAATCTCAGTTTTCATACTAATAATTATTTATTTGCTTGTCTCAGTATTTCATTACGGGAAGAAGTTGGTAGGTAAAAAGAGTTCTTTAAACAATAGCCCGAATACAGAATTGACAACTCTGTAA
- a CDS encoding metal ABC transporter permease, which produces MLNCIFIDSVFLSSFLAVTLICMTIALWGTLLLVSKQPLLSESLSHASYPGLLLGALLSTKVSIFTDSVILIIVFGCLAAILGYGTIGFLERKLKVHKDAALCFVLVGFFSLGVILASYVKDCCPLLYNRINAYLYGQAATLGYVEAKLAAFVFLISLLTLWWWYRQIVVAAFDKDYAATCGLQTRLSGAVILIFTSLVIVSGVRSVGIVLISSMFVAPSLAARQLSDRLPVIFLLSCLFAAVCGALGSYISVAVSCHVAGHPGIVTLPTGPLVVVIAGCLAFLCLLFSPKSGWVFRYIRRKSFSFSKNQEHLLKVFWYLQEDQLVEVGARTLVCSYKYQEYFGPKAFPRFRIWLLEKLGFLKRTGYRWCLTEKGKTEAERLVRSHRLWECYLVRTLDFKEEEVHEFAEEMEHVLTDELDHAITEMLDNPNYDPHDRLIPKKKNKKD; this is translated from the coding sequence ATGCTCAATTGTATTTTTATTGATTCCGTATTTTTATCTAGCTTTCTAGCTGTTACATTAATTTGTATGACAATAGCTTTATGGGGAACCTTGCTGTTAGTAAGCAAACAACCTTTATTAAGCGAAAGTCTTTCTCACGCTTCTTATCCAGGATTGTTATTAGGTGCCTTGTTAAGCACCAAAGTCTCTATTTTTACAGATTCTGTAATTTTAATTATTGTTTTTGGGTGTCTCGCAGCTATTTTAGGCTATGGGACGATAGGTTTTTTGGAAAGAAAGCTTAAGGTTCATAAAGACGCCGCCTTATGCTTTGTTTTAGTGGGATTTTTTAGTCTGGGAGTTATTTTAGCTAGTTATGTGAAAGATTGCTGCCCACTCTTGTATAATCGTATCAACGCTTATCTCTATGGCCAAGCAGCTACTTTAGGCTATGTAGAAGCTAAACTAGCCGCTTTTGTTTTTCTAATTTCCTTATTAACTTTGTGGTGGTGGTATCGTCAGATTGTTGTTGCCGCCTTTGACAAGGATTATGCGGCTACTTGCGGATTGCAAACCCGCTTGTCTGGAGCTGTTATTCTTATATTTACATCTCTCGTTATTGTCAGTGGTGTACGTTCTGTTGGTATCGTATTGATATCCTCAATGTTTGTCGCACCTTCTTTAGCCGCTCGTCAATTATCCGATAGACTCCCTGTGATTTTTCTTCTCTCATGTTTGTTTGCTGCGGTCTGTGGTGCTCTAGGAAGTTATATTTCCGTCGCCGTAAGTTGTCATGTTGCTGGTCACCCAGGTATAGTAACTCTTCCCACAGGACCTTTGGTTGTTGTTATAGCAGGCTGCTTAGCTTTTCTTTGTTTGCTGTTTTCACCGAAATCTGGGTGGGTGTTTCGGTATATTCGTAGGAAATCCTTTTCTTTTTCTAAGAATCAGGAGCACTTGCTGAAGGTTTTTTGGTATTTACAAGAGGATCAATTAGTAGAGGTTGGTGCACGTACCCTTGTTTGTTCTTATAAATATCAAGAATATTTTGGTCCAAAAGCTTTCCCTAGATTTAGGATTTGGTTGCTTGAAAAACTCGGGTTTTTAAAGCGTACTGGATATCGTTGGTGCCTTACCGAGAAGGGTAAGACTGAAGCAGAAAGGTTAGTGCGTTCTCATAGATTATGGGAATGCTACTTAGTCCGTACCTTAGATTTCAAAGAAGAAGAGGTCCATGAATTCGCTGAAGAAATGGAACATGTCTTAACAGATGAGTTAGATCACGCAATTACAGAAATGTTAGACAACCCTAACTATGATCCCCACGATCGATTGATTCCAAAAAAGAAGAACAAGAAGGATTAG
- the lepA gene encoding translation elongation factor 4 produces MKNYKLENIRNFSIIAHIDHGKSTIADRLLESTSTVEQREMREQLLDSMDLERERGITIKAHPVTMTYMYNGELYELNLIDTPGHVDFSYEVSRSLAACEGALLIVDAAQGVQAQSLANVYLALERDLEIIPILNKIDLPAADPEGIRKQIEDYIGLDTTHAIACSAKTGQGISEILEAIIELIPPPKAPEETELKALIFDSHYDPYVGIMVYVRVISGEIKKGDRITFMATKGSAFEVLGVGAFLPEATLIDRSLQAGQVGYFIANLKKVKDVKIGDTVTTVKHPAKVPLEGFKEINPVVFAGIYPIDSSDFDTLKDALSRLQLNDSALTIEQESSHSLGFGFRCGFLGLLHLEIVFERIIREFDLDIIATAPSVIYKVVLKNGKTLLIDNPTAYPDPSIIEHLEEPWVHVNIITPQEYLSSIMNLCLDKRGVCLKTEMLDQHRLVLSYDLPLNEIVSDFNDKLKSVTKGYGSFDYRLGDYRKGSIIKLEILINDEPVDAFSCLVHRDKAESRGRNICEKLVDVIPQQLFKIPIQAAINKKVIARETIRALSKNVTAKCYGGDITRKRKLWEKQKKGKKRMKEFGKVSIPNTAFIEVLKID; encoded by the coding sequence TTGAAAAACTATAAACTAGAAAACATTCGAAATTTTTCTATTATTGCTCATATCGATCACGGGAAATCTACGATTGCCGATCGGCTACTTGAAAGCACGAGCACTGTGGAGCAAAGAGAGATGCGCGAGCAGCTCCTAGATTCTATGGATTTAGAAAGAGAGCGCGGCATCACGATTAAAGCGCATCCTGTGACTATGACCTACATGTATAATGGGGAGCTTTACGAGCTTAACCTTATAGATACTCCTGGCCACGTAGATTTTTCTTATGAGGTGTCAAGGTCATTAGCAGCGTGTGAAGGAGCCTTGCTTATTGTTGATGCAGCCCAAGGAGTACAGGCACAAAGTTTAGCTAATGTTTATTTAGCATTGGAACGAGATCTAGAAATCATTCCGATTTTAAATAAGATTGACCTACCTGCTGCAGATCCTGAAGGAATTCGCAAGCAGATTGAGGATTATATAGGCTTGGATACTACTCACGCTATTGCGTGTTCAGCAAAAACAGGCCAGGGCATCTCTGAAATTCTCGAAGCAATTATTGAGCTTATCCCCCCTCCAAAAGCGCCTGAAGAAACCGAATTAAAAGCACTGATTTTTGACTCTCACTATGATCCTTATGTTGGTATTATGGTGTACGTTCGTGTTATCAGTGGAGAGATTAAGAAGGGCGATCGGATTACTTTCATGGCGACTAAAGGATCCGCTTTTGAAGTATTAGGAGTGGGGGCTTTCCTTCCTGAAGCTACTTTAATTGATAGGTCCTTACAAGCTGGTCAGGTGGGTTATTTCATTGCCAACCTTAAAAAAGTAAAAGATGTAAAAATTGGCGATACTGTAACTACGGTTAAGCATCCTGCAAAAGTGCCCTTAGAAGGCTTTAAGGAAATTAATCCTGTAGTATTTGCTGGTATTTACCCTATTGACTCTTCAGATTTTGATACTTTAAAGGATGCCTTGAGTCGCTTACAGCTCAATGATTCTGCCCTAACTATAGAACAAGAAAGCAGCCATTCATTAGGTTTTGGTTTCCGTTGTGGTTTTCTGGGTCTTCTACACTTAGAAATTGTTTTTGAAAGAATCATACGAGAATTTGACTTAGATATTATTGCTACAGCACCTAGTGTGATTTATAAAGTAGTCTTAAAAAATGGGAAAACTCTGTTAATAGACAATCCTACAGCCTACCCTGATCCTTCAATTATTGAACATCTTGAAGAACCTTGGGTTCATGTAAATATTATTACGCCTCAAGAATACTTAAGCAGTATTATGAACCTGTGTTTGGATAAACGTGGTGTTTGTTTAAAAACCGAAATGCTAGACCAGCATAGGCTTGTTCTTTCTTATGATCTCCCGTTAAATGAGATAGTCTCTGACTTTAATGACAAATTAAAATCTGTAACTAAGGGTTATGGATCTTTTGACTATCGTCTTGGAGATTATCGCAAGGGTTCTATCATTAAGCTTGAAATTTTGATTAATGATGAACCTGTAGATGCTTTTTCTTGTCTTGTACATAGGGACAAGGCTGAATCTAGAGGAAGAAATATCTGTGAAAAGCTTGTTGATGTGATCCCTCAGCAGCTTTTTAAAATCCCTATTCAAGCTGCTATTAATAAGAAAGTCATTGCTCGAGAAACAATCCGAGCTCTTTCAAAAAACGTTACTGCGAAGTGCTACGGTGGAGATATCACCAGGAAACGTAAGCTCTGGGAAAAGCAGAAGAAAGGGAAAAAACGCATGAAAGAATTTGGTAAGGTTTCCATTCCAAACACAGCGTTTATTGAAGTTCTAAAAATAGACTAG
- a CDS encoding metal ABC transporter ATP-binding protein produces MNRQNEAAWSVHDLCVNYDHADVLCHVSFSLQKGSLTAILGPNGAGKSTLLKTSLGLIRPFSGCALFFGKKFRKVHQRVAYMPQRASVDWDFPMTVLDLVLMGCYGYKGMWGRITSDDRNEAFEILERVGLANLAGRQIGKLSGGQQQRAFLARALMQKADLYLMDELFSAIDMASYHTVVDVLHDLKSEGKTIVVVHHDLSHVRQLFDHIILLNKHLICCGPVDDCLTSDNIFQAYGCELDLLDRTLKLSRGKQQGTY; encoded by the coding sequence TTGAATAGACAAAATGAAGCTGCTTGGTCTGTGCATGATCTATGTGTAAACTACGATCACGCTGATGTTTTATGCCATGTTTCTTTTTCTTTGCAAAAGGGGTCATTAACAGCAATTTTGGGCCCTAATGGTGCAGGAAAGAGTACTCTTTTAAAAACTTCTTTAGGGTTAATACGCCCTTTTTCAGGATGCGCCTTGTTTTTTGGGAAAAAATTTAGAAAAGTACACCAACGCGTTGCCTATATGCCTCAGCGAGCTAGTGTTGACTGGGATTTCCCTATGACAGTTTTAGATCTAGTATTGATGGGTTGCTATGGCTACAAGGGAATGTGGGGGAGAATCACATCGGATGATCGAAACGAAGCTTTTGAGATTTTAGAACGTGTGGGCTTAGCCAATTTAGCAGGAAGACAAATTGGCAAACTGTCCGGAGGACAGCAGCAAAGAGCTTTTCTAGCTCGTGCCCTTATGCAAAAAGCAGACCTTTATCTTATGGATGAGTTGTTTTCTGCTATAGATATGGCTTCATATCATACCGTGGTTGATGTGTTGCATGATTTAAAATCCGAAGGAAAGACTATTGTTGTTGTTCATCATGATCTTAGTCATGTGCGCCAACTTTTTGACCATATTATTTTATTAAATAAACATCTTATTTGTTGTGGCCCTGTTGACGACTGTTTAACAAGCGACAATATTTTCCAAGCTTATGGTTGTGAATTAGACCTCTTAGATCGAACTCTTAAACTATCTAGAGGAAAGCAGCAAGGAACGTACTAA